Part of the Bradyrhizobium sp. AZCC 1721 genome, TGCGATCTATCGTTTCGACATCCATCTGCAGGGCGATAACGAGACGGTGTTCTTCGACGTGTAGCCGCGACTGCATCGCAGGAGCGGCGCGACAGGCAAGACTTCGCACATGATGACGCTTCGCCAGGTCGAGGTGATCCGCGCCGTGATGGTGACCGGCACGATCGGCGGAGCTGCGAGACTTCTGAACGTATCCGCGCCGGGCATCAGCCGGCTGGTGAAATATACCGAGAAGTCGCTGGGCGTCCGCTTCTTCCAGCGTCAGAACGGGCGCTATTTCCCGACAGCGGAAGCCCGCAACATCTTCGAGCAGATCAACGGCGTCTACGAGAAGATGGACGATCTCTCCGAGATCATCTCCAAGATCGGACGCGGCGATCTGTCCGAACTGCGCATCGGCTCGGTGCCGAGCATCTCGCAGGTGATGGTGCCGCGCGCGATCGAGCGGGTGCGGCGCCGCTATCCCGAATTGCGGATCGACATCAACATCCTCAAAATCGAGGAAGCCGTCGACTACCTGTTGCTCGGCCGCGGCGATTGCGTCGCCATGAGCTACCGGCTCGAGCATCCCGGGCTGGATTTCCTGCCGCTGGCGTCGGGAGAATTGTTCTGCATCGTGCCGGCGGGGCATGAGCTTGCCGGGTGCAAGCAGGTCTCGGCCAAAGAGATCATCCGCTATCCGCTGATCGGCATCGATCCCAACGATCCCTATGGACGGATCATGGCGGAGATATTTGCGCGCAACAAACTCGACTACGACATCACCATCCGCGCCCGCTTCGGCACCACGGTGTGCGCGCTGGTGAAAGCCGGCCTCGGCATCGCCGTGATCGACCAGTTTACCGTCGCGCATGGCGGCTATCCCGGCGTCGAACTATTGAAGATCGTCGAGCCGACCAGGTTCGACACCTACATCGCGGTAAAGCGTGGCGCTCCGCTGTCGCTGCACATCGAGCATTTTATCGACTGCCTGCGCTCGGAAATGCGGGCGGTGGGGCCGGGCAAGGCGGCGCTGCGAAAGCCCGATCCCAAGCCGCGCAAGAAATAACATGATGTTATCTATCCGGCATAAATGGGTAATTGTGTTAGGTAGGCAAAGCGCTATCGTTCGGCCGGATCGGGACGTTCCCGAGCCGTCCGCTGGCCCTTACCCGCATTTGCGCCCGACGACGAGATCATGAGCCCTGCCGCCCGCCCGATTGCTCCGGCCGATCGCCGTTTCCTCACCGGCCTGATCGGCGCGCCGATTGCGCATTCAGCATCGCCGGCGATGCATGAGCGGGCCGCCGAAGCGCTCGGCGCTCATTGCCACTACCAGCTTATCGAAGTTGCCGGTGCAGGCCGCGAAGAATTGCGGTTGCTGCTCGACGGCGTGCGGCGCCTCGGCTTTGCGGGCGTCAACGTCACCTTCCCGTACAAGGAAGCGGTGGTTTCCCTGCTCGACGAATTGTCGCCCGGTGCGCGCGCGATCGGCGCCGTCAACACCGTCGTGGTCCGGGATCACCGGCTGATCGGGCACAACACCGACACAACGGGATTTGCCCGGGCGATCACCGAACTCGTCCGCGATCCCGCGCAGAGCATTGTCGCGGTGATCGGCGCGGGCGGTGTCGGCAAGGCGATCGCGTTTGCGCTTGCCGGCATTGGCGTGGCGGAAATCAGGATCTTCGACACTTATGCAGCCAAGGCAACGCAACTTGCCGGCCTGATCGAGAGCCGTGGCAGCACAAAGGTTGCCGATAGCGTCGAGGAAGCCATGCGCGGCGTCAGCGGCGTGGTCAATGGCTCGCCGGTCGGCATGCTGCCGAACCGTCGCACGCCTGTGCCGGATGCGCTGCTGCACAGGGATATTTGGGTGGCGGACGCGGTCTACACGCCGCTCTGGACGCCGCTGTTGAATGCCGCCAAAGCGAAGGGCGCCGAGGTCATGACCGGACGCGAGCTCGCGATCTACCAGGCGGCGGACGCCTTCGAACTGTTCACGGGACTGAAGCCATCGGCCGTCGAGATGGGAAATGCATTCGACGCCGTGATGGCCAAACGCTACGCTAAAGTGAATGCAGCGTAACAGCACGGCCGCTTACAAGGCCGTCTTTTTGAAACAACAAGAGGGGATGGAAATGAGATCTGGAATCTTTGCCGGGCTATTGCTCGCTACCGTATCGGCCGCAACCGCATTTGCGCAGGGAGCACCGATCAAGCTCGCCGATGTCGCCGAACTGTCGGGCGGCGGCGCCACCGTTGGCAACAACTGGAAAAACGGCATCGATCTCGCGATCGAGGAGATCAACGCCAAGGGCGGCGTGCTCGGCCGCAAGCTCGAAGTCACGCATGCGGATTCGCAATCGAATCCCGGCGTTGCCCGCGCGCAGGTGCAGAAGGCGCTCGACAATGAGCCCTACGTCCTGCTCGGGCCCGGCTACTCGGGCTCGGTCAAGGTTACCTCGCCGCTCGCCGCGGAAGCCGGCATCACCCAGATCATGGGTGGCGAGGCGGCTGAACTGACACAGGGCGGCAACAAGTTTCTGTTCCGCACCTCGTTCGGCCAGCAATCCTCGATGCCAAAAGTCGCGAAGTACATCAACGATGAGCTGAAGGCCAAATCGGTCGCGATCGTCTGGGTCAACAACGACTTCGGCAAAGGCGGACGCGACGTCATCACTAAGGAATTCGCCAAATACAACATCAAGGTCGCGGCAGACCTTTCCACCGAAGCGGGACAGGCCGATTTCGCCGCCGACGTCAGCAAGATCAAGGCCGCGGCGCCCGATGCGGTCTTCGTCTACCTCAACGAGGAAGAAAGCGCGCGCATCCTGAAAGAGCTGAAGCGCCAGGCAGTCGCTGCGCCGCTGGTGGGCGAGACTACCCTGGTTGGTCAAAAGGTCGTCGAACTGGCTGGAGACGCGGCCAACGGCGCGCGCGGCCACGTCGGGCTTACCACCGACGCACCCGTCGATCTGGTCAAGGCCTTCCGGGAAAAGTTCGTCAAGAAGTACAACTACGTGCCCGATCACAACGGACTCAAGGGCTATCTCGCGATCTACATGGTCAAGGCGACCACCGAGAAGATGGGCAAGGTCGACGCCAAAAAATTCGCCGATACGCTTCACGGCCTCACCATCAAGGCCGCGAGCGAGCCCGGCATCCTGATGGATGTGACTTTCGATGAGAAAGGCGACATCGATCGCCAGGGATTCCTGGTCGAGATCGTCGAGGGCAAGCAGGTCGTCAAGCAGGTGCTGCCGAAGCTGAATTGAGTTACGGCGACGGTGGCGCGCGGAGGGGCGCGTCACCGCCGCGATCAGAAATTTCGAAACAGCATTGATATCGTCCGCGTCTGACGGGTGAGGGAGAAGCATGTCCAATCTGCTCGATCTGCTCGTGGCAGGCCTAGCGACCGGGGCGATCTATGCCCTTGTCGCCGTCGGTTTCACGCTGCTGTGGCAGACGTCGCAAACCATCAATTTCGCGCAAGGCGAATTCGTGATGCTGCCGGCGTTCCTGATGCTGGCGGTAATGCATGCGGGCGCGCCGTTCTGGCTCGCCATCATCCTTGGCATCCTGCTGTCGCTGCTGCTGTTGGGGCTCGGCTTTAAGCTGCTGCTGGTCGACCCGATGCTGCGGCACGGCGTGCTGCCACTCGCGATCGCAACCATGGCGCTCGCGATCGGCATGAAAGAGGCGGTGAAGCAGTTCTTCAGCGCGGAAGCCTCGCCGTTCCCCTCTATCGTGCCGGTCGGTGATGTCTGGATCCTCGGCCGCGTGGTCTCGTTGCAGAGCCTCGGCGTGCTCGCACTTGCGATCGCCGTGGTGATCGGCCTGACTGCGCTTTTGAACCGCACGTCGATCGGTCACCAGATGCAAGCGACCGCACAGAATCCGACGGTTGCCCGCATCATCGGCGTGCCGGTCGAACGCATGATCCTGCTGACGTTCCTGATCAACGCGTTTCTGGTGGCCTTGGCGTCGCTGCTGATTACCCCGATTTATCTGGCGAAATTCTCCTCCGGCGAAGTGCTGGGGCAGGCGGCGTTCATCGCGGCGATCGTCGGCGGCTTCAACCAGGTGCGCGGCGCCATTGCCGGTGGGCTGTTGATCGGCGTCGTCGACAATCTGGCGGCGGCCTATGTATCGACGCAGTACCGTGCCGCGGTGCCGTTGATCCTGCTGATCGTCATCATCCTGTTTCGTCCGCAGGGGCTGCTCGGCCGGCCCGAGGAGCGCACGGTATGACCGCAATCGGAAAATACTGGCGTATTGCCCTCGGCGTTGCCGTCATCGCGGCGCTGATCATCGTGCCGATGAATTTCAACCGCTATGGCCTGTATATCCTCAGCCAATGGACGGTGATGACGATTGCCGCAATGGGGCTCAATCTGACGCTGGGATATGCCGGCCAGGTTTCGCTGGCGCAGGGCGCCTTCGTCGGCATCGGCGCCTACGCGGCAGCGATCATGACCACGCAGGGCATGCCGCTGATTGCGGCGCTCGGCGTTGCGATCGTGCTGTGTTTTGCGATCGGATGGATCCTGGGCTATCCGGCGCTGCGCGTGCAGCACCATTACCTTGCCTTCGTGACGCTGGCGTTCTCGACGCTGGCCTTCCTGGTGTTCCGCAACGAGGACTGGCTCACCAAGGGCATCTACGGCATCTCCAATATTCCGCGGCCGAATGTCCTTGGCTTCGCGACCAACCGGCCGCTGCCGTTCTATTATTTCTGCCTCGGCTCGCTCGGCATCGTCTCGCTGGCGATGTGGTGGCTGATCCGCTCGCCCTGGGGCCGCGCGTTCGTGGCGCTGCGCGAAAATCCGGTGCGGGCGCTATCGCTCGGCATCGACACGCGCCGCTATACGCTGATGGCGTTCGCAATCGGGTCGGCGCTTGGCGGCGTCGCCGGCACGCTTTATGCGCCGCTGACGCAATATATCGATCCGGTTCCGTTCAACCTCTCGCTCTCGCTCGATCTATTGATGATGGTGATCGTCGGCGGCTCCGGATTCTTCTTCGGGCCGTTCCTCGGCGCAATGATTGCGGTGCTGCTGCCGGAATGGCTGCGCTTCACGCAAGGCTACTATTTGATGCTCTATGCGGTCGCCGTGATGCTGCTTCTGATCTACTCGCCGACCGGCATTCTCGGCATCCTCGACCGCTATCTGACCGAGCGTCGCACCAAGGCGGCGTCCGCCTTGCGGGCAGTGGCTAAATCCCGGCTGGAGACGGCACCATGACCGCAGTCCTCGAAGTCAGCAACATCAAGAAGAGTTTTGGGGGCATCAAGGCGGTCGACGGCGTCAGCTTCGACGTGCAGGAGGGCGAGATCCTCGGGCTGATCGGCCCGAACGGCTGCGGCAAGTCCACGCTGTTCAACTGCATCCTCGGGCAACTCACGCCGACCGATGGCGAGGTAAAGGTCGACGGCAAAACCGTCACGGGATTGCGGCCGTCCGAGCTGAATCGTCTGGGCGTCAGCCGCACCTTCCAGCTTCTGCAGGTATTCCCGAAACTCTCGGTGCGCGAAAACCTGATCCTTGCCGGCCAGGAGCATCAGGGCAACATGGTGTCGCGGCTGTTCGGCCCCTCCGATGCCGGGCTGAGCGCGGCGGCCGACCAGATCATCGGCTTCTTCAAGCTCGACCATCTCGCCACCGAAGCCGCAGGCGGGCTGTCGTACGGCCAGCAAAAGCTGCTCGACGCCGCGATGGCGTTCATGGGTGGCCCGCGGCTGGTGCTGCTCGATGAACCGGCCGGCGGCGTCAACCTCACCATGCTCGGGGATCTCAAGGAACGGCTGGCGGCGATCAACCGCGAGAAGCGCGCCACCTTCGTCGTGATCGAGCACAACATGGAATTCGTGATGTCGCTATGCACGCGCGTGATGGTGATGGCGGAAGGCAGACTGCTGGCGATGGGCACGCCTGGCGAAGTCCGCGCCAATCCCGCCGTCATCGAAGCCTATCTCGGCCACTAAAGGGATCGATCCATGAGCGATGCTATCCTGGATGTTCAAGGCCTCATCGGCGGCTATGGCAAGATGACGATTCTCAACGGCACCAGTTTTTCGGTGCCGGCGGGCTCCATCACCACCGTAATCGGCCCGAATGGCGCTGGAAAATCCACCGTGTTCAAGGCGATCTTCGGGCTGTTGAAGCTGCGTGAAGGCAGGATCGTATTCAAAGGGCGGGACGTTACCGGGCTGAGCCAACGCGAATTGCTGACGTCAGGCATCTGCTATGTGCCGCAGGGACGCAACATCTTCCCCGAATTGTCGGTGCGCGACAACATCCAGCTCGGCGCCGTCGTCGCCGGGCGGGACATCACCGATCTGCCCGCGCGAATCGAGGCGGCGCTCGACAAGTTTCCGGCGCTGCGCAGAAGGGCAGCGCAGCAGGCGTCCACGCTGTCGGGCGGCGAGCAGAAGCAGCTCGAGATCGTCCGCGGCCTGCTGCTCAACCCGCAACTGGTGCTGATCGACGAGCCCTCGATCGGGCTGTCGCCGCTGATGGTGCAGCAGACCTTCAACATGCTGAAGGAATTGCGCGACCGCGGCGTGTCGATCCTGATGATCGAGCAGAATGCGCGCTCGGCGCTGGAGATTTCAGATTACGGCATCGTGCTCGAACTCGGCCAGACCCGGCTCGTCGACAAAGCGGAGCGGGTGCTGAACGATCCCCGCATCGGGCAATTGTTCCTGGGTGGCGCCATGACGGAAACTGCAGCATGAACCAGCGCTCGATCGCTACCGTTTCGCTCAGTGGCGCGCTCGACGAAAAGCTGCGGGCGATCGCTGCATCCGGATTCGACGCCGTCGAGATCTTCGAGAACGACCTCTTGTCGTTCGCAGGCAGCCCGCGCGACGTCGGCCAGATGTGCCGGGATCTCGGGCTGTCGATCTGCGCCTTCCAGCCATTTCGCGACTTCGAGGGCATGCCGGAGCCGCAGCGAGGGCGCAATTTCGCCCGCGCCGAGCGCAAGTTCGACTTGATGCAGGAATTGCAGACCGACTTGATGCTGATCTGCAGCAACATCTCGCCGGCCTCGATCGGCGGCATCGACCGCGCGGCGGCCGATTTTCGCGAACTGGGTGAACGGGCCGCCGCGCGAGGCTTGCGCGTCGGCTATGAGGCGCTCGCCTGGGGACTTCACGTCAACGATTATCGTGACGCCTGGGAGATCGTGCGGCGCGCCGACCACAAATCGATCGGCATCATCCTCGATAGCTTTCATGCGCTGGCGCCGTCGTTCCCGACGCTGCCGATTCAATCGATCCCGGCCGACAAGATCTTTCTGGTGCAGCTCGCCGACGCGCCGAAACTCGGCCTCGACGTACTGTCCTGGAGCCGGCACTTCCGCTGCTTCCCGGGGCAGGGTGACCTGCCGGTCGCGCGCTTCGTGGAAGACGTGCTCGCTACCGACTATGCCGGCCCGCTGTCGCTGGAAATATTCAACGACCAGTTTCGCGCGGGCTCGGCGGTGCGCACCGCGACCGACGGGCTACGCTCGCTGATCCTGCTCGAGGATGACGTCCGTAGCGCCGCCTCGAGCGCTCCGGCAAAGCCACTGCCGCCGAAGGCGCGCAGCCGCGGCGTCGGCTTCATCGAATTCGCCGTCAGTGAAGAGAAAGCCAGCGACCTCGCGGCGCTGTTCGGCCAACTCGGCTTTCGCAAGACGGGAGCGCATCGCAGCAAGGACGTCGAGCGTTGGTCGCAGGGCCATATCGATCTCGTGATCAATTGCGAGCCTGATAGCTTTGCGCATTCGCATTTTGTCGCGCACGGTCCCGGGGTCTGCGCTATCGCTGTTGATGTCGATGACGCCGGCAGCACCATGGCGCGCGCCGAAGCGCTGCAGGCGCGCACCTTCTATCAGCCGGTAGGGCCGGGCGAGCTTGAAATCCCGGCGATCCGCGGCGTCGGCGGCAGTCTGCTGTATTTTCGGGAGCAAGCCGGCAAGAACTGGGAGCTCGATTTCGAGCCGCTGCGCAGCGATGCGGCTACCGATCGTCTCGACGCCGTCGACCACATCTCGCAATCGATGCCCTACGATGAGATGCTGTCGTGGCTATTATTCTATACCGGCATTCTCGATCTGAAGCGTCTGCCTCAGTTCGAGATCGCCGATCCGGTCGGCCTGGTGCAGAGCCAGGCGCTGATCAACGCCAACGAAAACCTGCGGGTGGTTCTGAACGGTTCATCGGCGACACGCACGCTGTCGGCCCGCTTCATCCACGAATTCTTCGGCTCCGGCGTCCAGCACGTCGCGTTCTCCTGCCGCGATATCTTTGCAGCCGTGGCCGACATGCGCGCGCGGGGTGCAGATTTCCTGAAGATTCCCGACAATTACTACGACGATATCGAGGCCAAATACGGCCTCGACGCCACGACGATGGCGGCGCTGCGCGACAATCAGATTCTCTACGATCGCGAAGGCGAGGGCGAATTCTTCCAGGCCTATACCCATGCCTTCGACGAGCGGTTTTTCTTCGAGATCGTCGAGCGGCGCGACTATCATGGCTTCGGCGCTGCCAACGCCGCGATCAGGCTCGCCGCCCAGACCCGGGAATCCCGGCCGTTCACCATGCCACGGGCTTGAGCGGCCGCGAATTCTGCGGCCACAAGAAACCCGCGGGAACGCGCGCGGCTTCGGAAAGTTCACCTCTGGGAAGGTTGTCGACGCCTTCCGGAGGATCATGACCGATGAAGCGGGGGTCGGCCCGGCTGGCATTGTGGGTTATTCCCGTCGTGGTGCTGACGGCCACGTTGGCCGAGGCGGCCGAAGACGCCACGCGTCCCTCCGAATTCATCCTGATCCTTCAGATCGTGCTGTTGATCACGATCGGCCGCGGGCTCGGCGAGATCATGCAGCGGATCGGCCAGCCGTCGGTGATCGGCGAACTGCTCGCAGGGCTGCTGCTCGGCCCGTCGCTGTTCGGATGGGTCTGGCCCTCGGCGCACGCAGCGATTTTTCCGCCCTCCGCTGAGCAGAAGGCCCTGATCGAAGGTCTCGCCCAGTTCGGCATTCTGTTGTTGCTGCTGCTGACGGGAATGGAAACCGATCTGAAACTGGTCAGGAAAGTCGGCAGGGCCGCGATCATCGTTTCCATCGCCGGCATCGTCGTTCCCTTCCTGTGCGGCTTTTTGCTCGGGCAAATCCTGCCCGATAGCCTGCTTCCGCATCCGGAGGCACGCCTGGTCGCCTCGGTGTTCCTGGGCACGGCGCTATCGATTTCTTCGGTGAAGATTGTCGCCGTCGTCGTTCGCGAGATGAATTTCATGCGCCGCAATGTCGGCCAGATCATCATCGCGACGGCGATCATCGATGACACGATCGGCTGGATCATCATTGCGGTGATCTTCAGCCTTGCCGCGCAGGGCACGTTCGACCTGGTCTCGGTGGGGCAGGCGGTGCTGGGGACGCTGATCTTCCTGGCCATCAGTTTCACGATCGGGCGGCGGCTGGCATTTCGGTTGATTCGCTGGGCCAACGATACGCTGGTCAGCGCCTCCGCCGTGATCACGGTGATCCTCCTGCTGATGGGCGGCATGGCCCTGATCACCCATGCGATCGGCGTGCACACAGTGCTCGGCGCGTTTGTCGCCGGCGTGCTGGTCGGCGAATCGCCGATCCTGACCCGGCAGATCGACGAGCGATTGCGCGGGCTGATCACCAGCCTGTTCATGCCGGTATTCTTCGGTCTGGCGGGATTGAACGCGGACCTGACGGTTCTGAAGGATCCGAATTTGCTATCGCTCACGGCGCTGCTGGTGCTGATTGCAAGCATTGGAAAATTCGGCGGCGCCTACGTCGGCGGCAGTCTCAGCGGAATGAACCGCTACGAGTGCTTTGCGCTGGCAAGCGGCATGAATGCGCGAGGGTCGACGGAGGTCATCATCGCCAGCATCGGCCTTTCCATGGGCGTGCTGAGCCAGAACCTGTTCTCTATGATCGTCACCATGGCGATCCTGACCACCATCGCCATGCCGCCGATGCTGCGCGCTGCGCTGTCGCGGCTTCCCATGAAGGCGGACGAGAAGGAGAGGCTTGAACGAGAGGAACTGGAAGAGAAAGGATTTACCGCAAATCTGGAGCGTTTGCTGCTCGCGGTGGACGAGAGTGCCAACGCGAAGTTTGCATCCCATCTCGCCGGCCTCCTCGCGGGCGCGCGGGGTATTCCGATCACCGTGCTGCATATCGGCGCCCGTGCGAAGCGTCAGGAAAGAAAGCGCGACGAGGAAGAAAGCCCTGAAAGCGCGGTGAGGAGCGCGGCAAGGAGCATCGTCGATTCCGGCCCGGACGAGGCCGCGCGTGAGATCGACGTCACGACGCGCGCCAAGAGCAAAAGGCCGGCGGATGCCGTCATCGACGAGGCCCGGAAGGGGTTCGATCTGCTGATTGTCGGAATGGAAAAGGTGATCGGGACCAGGAACGGGTTTGATGAAAGAATCGAGAACGCTACATCAGGCTTCGATGGCCCGCTCGCCATCGTCGCCGCGAGGGGCAGCCATCTCAAGCAGCCCGCGGCAAGCTCTTCATTCAGGATTCTGGTCCCCGTGTCGGGTAGCGGCATCTCGCGCCGGGGTGCCGAAGTGGCAATTGCGCTGGCCCGTCCGGGTTCGACATCGGTCCGGTTCATCCATGTCGCTACGACCAGGGATCGGGGAGGACGTGGCGCTGCCAATATTTCATTGCCGCAACGGGAGGCGATCCTGAAAGCCGCCGGTTCGCTTGCTGCACATTATGGCATCGAGGCAACGACGGCGATCCGCGCCGGCGTATCACCCGAGCACGCAATCCTTCGCGAAATCGAAAGCAGCGGCGCTGATCTGGTTGTCCTGGGAGTCGACCGCATACAAGGCGAGACTCTCAGCTTTGGAGGCGTTGCATCTGCCGTTCTGAAGAACTCGAGCGCCTCGGTCTTGCTGATATCAACCTAAGTAGCCGGCCGGAACAAAGGTCAAGAACCGGCCGCGTGTCCAACGCGGGCGGTGAGCCCATGGCTGCCCGGTTTCCAGATTTCATCATTGACATAACAGAAGAGTTATATAATAGGTCAGTTATATAACTGACTTGAGATCCACGATGGCGAACCTTGATGCTGCCTTTTCCGCGCTGGCCGACCCGACCCGCCGGGCGATCCTGGCGCGCCTTGCGCTAGGCGAGGCCACCGTCATGGAATTGGCTGAGCCGTTCGAGATGACGCAGCCCGCCATCTCCCGCCACCTCAAGGTCCTCGAAGGCGCCGGCCTTATTCTGCGCCGCGTCGAAGGCACGAAACGGCCATGCCGGCTGGCGCCTGCGGCGGTCGCCGAGATCGACCAATGGCTTGCGATGCTGCGGCAGACGCTCGCGGCAAACTACAACCGGTTGGACGACGTGCTGGCCGAAATGAAAACCAAAGAGTGAAAGGCAATCCCATGAGTAAGTTGACGCTAAAGACCGAAGGCGACACCCACGTCGTGGTTACCAGGCGGTTTACCGCCACGCCGGAGGCGGTGTTTCGCGCGCACACCGAGCCGGCGCTGATCCAGAAGTGGCTGCTTGGTCCGGAAGGCTGGACGATGCCGGTCTGCGTCAACGAGGCACGCCCGGGCGGCAAGATCCGGTACGAATGGAGTGACGGCAAGGGCGGCGGCTTCCACCTGACCGGCGAATTTATCGAGGTGGTGCCGTTTAGCCGCCTCGTACATGTCGAACGGATGCATCTGCCGGACCCGACACCTGACAATCACGTCGAAACCAACTTCGCGCCGGACGGCGCCGGCACCTTGATGACCATGCGAATGACGCTGCCAGATGCTGCGACGCGGACCATGATGCTGTCGAGCGGCATGGAGCAGGGAATGGAAGCGAGCTACGTCCGGCTCGAGAGCTTCATCAATTCGCTCCCTCGCGCCTAGCTGCCGACGCATCAGCAGCGACGCTCATCCCAGCAACATTTCAATGAGGACACGCCGTGATCGAACCACTTCGTATTCTTCAAACCACCCCGCAGCTCACGGCCTCC contains:
- a CDS encoding cation:proton antiporter domain-containing protein, whose amino-acid sequence is MKRGSARLALWVIPVVVLTATLAEAAEDATRPSEFILILQIVLLITIGRGLGEIMQRIGQPSVIGELLAGLLLGPSLFGWVWPSAHAAIFPPSAEQKALIEGLAQFGILLLLLLTGMETDLKLVRKVGRAAIIVSIAGIVVPFLCGFLLGQILPDSLLPHPEARLVASVFLGTALSISSVKIVAVVVREMNFMRRNVGQIIIATAIIDDTIGWIIIAVIFSLAAQGTFDLVSVGQAVLGTLIFLAISFTIGRRLAFRLIRWANDTLVSASAVITVILLLMGGMALITHAIGVHTVLGAFVAGVLVGESPILTRQIDERLRGLITSLFMPVFFGLAGLNADLTVLKDPNLLSLTALLVLIASIGKFGGAYVGGSLSGMNRYECFALASGMNARGSTEVIIASIGLSMGVLSQNLFSMIVTMAILTTIAMPPMLRAALSRLPMKADEKERLEREELEEKGFTANLERLLLAVDESANAKFASHLAGLLAGARGIPITVLHIGARAKRQERKRDEEESPESAVRSAARSIVDSGPDEAAREIDVTTRAKSKRPADAVIDEARKGFDLLIVGMEKVIGTRNGFDERIENATSGFDGPLAIVAARGSHLKQPAASSSFRILVPVSGSGISRRGAEVAIALARPGSTSVRFIHVATTRDRGGRGAANISLPQREAILKAAGSLAAHYGIEATTAIRAGVSPEHAILREIESSGADLVVLGVDRIQGETLSFGGVASAVLKNSSASVLLIST
- a CDS encoding SRPBCC domain-containing protein, whose protein sequence is MSKLTLKTEGDTHVVVTRRFTATPEAVFRAHTEPALIQKWLLGPEGWTMPVCVNEARPGGKIRYEWSDGKGGGFHLTGEFIEVVPFSRLVHVERMHLPDPTPDNHVETNFAPDGAGTLMTMRMTLPDAATRTMMLSSGMEQGMEASYVRLESFINSLPRA
- a CDS encoding ArsR/SmtB family transcription factor produces the protein MANLDAAFSALADPTRRAILARLALGEATVMELAEPFEMTQPAISRHLKVLEGAGLILRRVEGTKRPCRLAPAAVAEIDQWLAMLRQTLAANYNRLDDVLAEMKTKE